A genomic window from Candidatus Pelagisphaera phototrophica includes:
- the mnmA gene encoding tRNA 2-thiouridine(34) synthase MnmA, with the protein MKKVLLAMSGGVDSSVAALLLQEQGYDVEGAYMKNWINEDEILGDCPWQQDIEDAAAVAEKLGIPFRVVNLMKDYRERIVDYLLEGYQSGITPNPDVMCNREIKFGVLLDYALEHGFDQVATGHYARLEETASGNSILEGVDKNKDQTYFLALMKSDQVDRALFPIGHLTKPDIRKLALESDLPNAKKKDSQGICFIGNIKMQDFLREYVPDRPGPIIRAEDDMPLGEHRGLHYFTIGQRKGIGIPSNTDHQNYVVVGKDRDRNALLISFESPHAPRLYSSRCAVSSLSFIGPAISSESRIEAKVRYRDPRVPISYSPTSDHSVEITFDDPQRALALGQVIALYDGERLLGGGIYARID; encoded by the coding sequence ATGAAGAAGGTCCTCCTCGCAATGTCTGGAGGCGTTGACAGCAGCGTCGCCGCTTTGCTCCTGCAAGAGCAAGGATACGATGTGGAGGGGGCCTACATGAAAAACTGGATCAACGAGGATGAAATTCTTGGCGATTGTCCCTGGCAGCAAGATATCGAGGATGCGGCAGCGGTTGCCGAAAAGCTAGGTATCCCTTTCCGAGTCGTGAATTTGATGAAGGACTATCGAGAGAGGATTGTGGACTATCTGCTAGAAGGGTACCAATCCGGTATCACCCCGAATCCAGATGTGATGTGCAATCGTGAAATCAAGTTCGGAGTACTTCTGGACTACGCTCTCGAACACGGGTTTGATCAAGTCGCCACCGGGCACTACGCCCGACTGGAAGAGACCGCTTCGGGAAACTCGATCCTCGAAGGAGTCGACAAAAACAAGGACCAGACCTACTTTCTCGCGCTGATGAAATCGGACCAGGTGGATCGAGCCCTATTCCCTATCGGCCACTTGACGAAACCGGATATCCGCAAGCTCGCGCTTGAGTCAGATCTGCCCAACGCAAAGAAAAAGGACAGTCAGGGGATCTGCTTCATCGGAAATATCAAAATGCAGGACTTCCTGCGGGAGTACGTCCCCGACCGACCAGGTCCAATCATCAGAGCAGAGGATGACATGCCGCTGGGTGAGCACAGAGGCCTTCACTACTTCACCATCGGTCAACGCAAGGGTATCGGGATACCATCCAACACAGACCATCAAAACTACGTTGTCGTCGGCAAAGACCGAGACCGCAACGCCCTCCTCATCTCGTTCGAATCTCCTCATGCTCCCAGGCTTTATTCGTCTCGATGTGCCGTATCCAGTCTGAGCTTTATAGGGCCTGCAATCTCCAGCGAATCTCGTATCGAGGCGAAAGTGCGCTACAGAGACCCTCGCGTTCCCATATCCTATTCGCCTACGAGTGATCATTCTGTCGAAATCACCTTCGACGACCCACAAAGAGCTTTAGCCCTAGGCCAGGTGATAGCACTTTACGATGGAGAGCGACTCTTGGGGGGCGGCATCTATGCCCGTATCGATTAG
- a CDS encoding glycosyltransferase family 2 protein — protein MNELPKISIVTPSFNQGAFLEETLQSLVDQNYPHLEVIIQDGKSTDDSVKIAEAFVQQHPELFNLYVESDRGQADALNRGFEKATGEILGFLNSDDVLLDECLQRVAQEIDPKRGRYIVFGRSLFFGNDPTKEGKDHPFRYTSHFDQLAIWKRRYNQIPQPSTFWHRTAWDTCSGIDSKISHAIDYDLFCRFSQTFRFHPVAEVWSRYRLHDSSKTVNKTRERLMEECIEISRRYWGTWLKPLRWRCEISYGLYQRSRRPKAIQAVRKAEAAILDNTPLKAFFLSLAAAWNTPLELAPRILYPIAATRGWTQLARLFQSETTDELCPNFWIGPFFETRLSLASPNKVIRIQVEIPEQLSKNTLSLKLSIDGIVHGDWKSSSEHFRELEVPIPSSRSGSAHVVLHCNRYFVPALTGENEDARLLSLCLIKIEAE, from the coding sequence ATGAATGAGTTGCCTAAAATATCCATCGTCACTCCCTCTTTTAATCAGGGAGCTTTTCTGGAGGAAACACTTCAAAGCCTCGTCGATCAGAACTACCCCCATCTTGAAGTGATTATCCAAGATGGAAAATCGACGGACGATTCGGTGAAAATTGCAGAAGCCTTCGTTCAGCAGCACCCGGAACTTTTCAACCTCTACGTAGAATCCGATCGGGGGCAGGCAGACGCCCTCAATCGCGGGTTTGAAAAGGCAACTGGTGAAATCCTCGGCTTCCTCAACTCCGACGATGTCCTCCTTGATGAATGTCTTCAACGCGTCGCCCAAGAAATCGATCCTAAACGCGGTCGGTACATCGTATTTGGGCGAAGCCTGTTTTTCGGAAATGATCCCACCAAAGAAGGGAAAGACCATCCTTTCAGGTACACCTCGCACTTCGATCAGCTCGCGATCTGGAAACGCCGGTATAACCAGATCCCTCAACCCTCCACGTTCTGGCACCGAACCGCTTGGGACACTTGTAGCGGGATTGACTCTAAAATCTCCCATGCGATCGACTACGATCTCTTCTGTCGTTTCAGCCAAACGTTCCGCTTCCATCCCGTAGCGGAAGTCTGGAGCCGATATCGCCTCCACGATTCATCCAAAACGGTAAACAAGACTCGAGAACGTCTCATGGAAGAATGCATCGAAATTAGTAGACGTTACTGGGGCACCTGGTTAAAACCGCTGCGTTGGCGCTGCGAGATTTCATACGGACTCTACCAAAGGAGCCGGAGACCCAAAGCGATTCAAGCAGTTCGAAAAGCGGAGGCTGCAATCTTAGATAACACACCCCTCAAAGCCTTCTTCCTATCCCTCGCCGCAGCCTGGAACACGCCGCTTGAGCTAGCCCCTCGCATTCTCTACCCGATCGCCGCTACACGAGGTTGGACCCAATTAGCGAGGCTATTTCAGTCCGAAACTACCGATGAACTTTGTCCCAATTTTTGGATCGGTCCATTTTTCGAAACGAGATTAAGTCTGGCCTCGCCGAACAAAGTGATTCGCATCCAGGTCGAGATTCCCGAACAGCTCTCAAAGAATACTCTGTCTTTAAAACTCTCGATTGATGGTATCGTCCACGGAGACTGGAAATCTAGTTCCGAACACTTCAGGGAGCTAGAAGTCCCAATCCCGTCAAGCAGATCTGGCTCCGCGCACGTTGTACTCCACTGCAATCGATACTTCGTGCCGGCTCTAACAGGAGAAAACGAGGACGCTCGGCTGCTATCACTATGTTTGATAAAAATCGAAGCCGAATAA